The Ficedula albicollis isolate OC2 chromosome 1, FicAlb1.5, whole genome shotgun sequence nucleotide sequence CCTAGAAGAAACTGCAGGGGATTCAAGAGAGAGTTTACTGGTTGCTGTGCCTGAGGTCTCATTGATGTCAAGTAGTGCATGGAAAAATGAATTGCCTGTAGAAAGTGACAATTTGCTTTTAAGAGACGTAAAAATTTTTTGTAACGAAAACCTAACCAAAAATGCATTAGATGATgaggaagcaaaacaaaggcACAAAGACAATCTCTGCAGTTTCCTAACAATAAGCAATGATAAAAATTCCATCCAGGAAACAGAAGACATTTCTGAAGATTATGATATGTCAttaagcacagaaaacaaactggGATCGTGTCAAATTACATGTGAGCCTGATTTGGAAGCCAAGCTGGTAAGTTtaaacagtgaagaaaaagagatcTCTGAGTGTTCCAATTCAGATGTACTTGATAACATGCCTGATAACACAGAGGGCAAATGTCcattaaaaacagaagagacTAATTCCAATGcctgggcttttttttcaattaatttatcTACTGAGGAGTTGCAAATGGACTTCAATACTCaagtttctctctctccttgctCTGAGGATAAATttgtaagtgaaaaaaaatctcaaaaagtGAGGAAACCTGAACAGACTCACACGAACAGTTCAGCAGAGCTAAACTGCTGTCAGTCAAATGAGGGATTGGTAAAGGAAAACCAtcatgaaacagaaacagaggAAGTTGGCAATGTAATAAGTAATGGTCTGTCTGCATCTCTGACTGGTAAAGAGCACTTTGATTCCCTAGTGGAAGCCAGGGCTACCTTCATGCAGGGTTCAAGTGAAGTAAATGTGCCAATAAATGATGATACACCAATTACATGGAAGAGGAAGAGATACAGGAGAATTGTCAACTTAGCACCAAAGTTTAACCTACCAAGACAAATCTGTGGTCATAcagaaggagggaaggatgtCCCGACAGGAGAAGATATTCCCCAGAATAGTGTTTTGGAAGTGAGGCAAAAACACTTTCTAAGCAAGAACTGTGGAGAATCACATGAACAGGACTGTGCATTGCAGGAATATTCCTTACCCACTCCAGATGTAGATGCTCTGTTATATAATATTTCTTACATTCATTCTGGACAATGTTCTCCTATATCAAAATTTGCCTCTAGGGTTTGTGTAGATTCCAAAACAAAGGAGGAGCAAGCTACAGCTCTTCAGCCACAACCGGTAGTTAATAAAATAGAGGACGAAGGTGAACACATTTCTTCAGAGGTTACTAATGGCCAACCAGATATTTTGTCTTCTGCTGAAATTG carries:
- the LOC107603856 gene encoding uncharacterized protein LOC107603856, which translates into the protein MLCGVTYHPVPGDHDGSESEEDDLEEEKKKSLCTSSKGPEDPVTVCEDQPKGGDESLEETAGDSRESLLVAVPEVSLMSSSAWKNELPVESDNLLLRDVKIFCNENLTKNALDDEEAKQRHKDNLCSFLTISNDKNSIQETEDISEDYDMSLSTENKLGSCQITCEPDLEAKLVSLNSEEKEISECSNSDVLDNMPDNTEGKCPLKTEETNSNAWAFFSINLSTEELQMDFNTQVSLSPCSEDKFVSEKKSQKVRKPEQTHTNSSAELNCCQSNEGLVKENHHETETEEVGNVISNGLSASLTGKEHFDSLVEARATFMQGSSEVNVPINDDTPITWKRKRYRRIVNLAPKFNLPRQICGHTEGGKDVPTGEDIPQNSVLEVRQKHFLSKNCGESHEQDCALQEYSLPTPDVDALLYNISYIHSGQCSPISKFASRVCVDSKTKEEQATALQPQPVVNKIEDEGEHISSEVTNGQPDILSSAEIVSEYLEDSNTLASCSENANGAGDCEPAKASQLEDYQDADTKCSFLGLPLSLGFAFQLVQLFGSPGLPLESLLPDDYIVPLDWKVSKMIYLLWKTSVEV